From a single Bacillus gobiensis genomic region:
- a CDS encoding AraC family transcriptional regulator, with amino-acid sequence MARETKMGYNDLERQIELAQLIERFTDKDGIHSTAIQSLSFIRASKKGDPIYTIHKPALCIVAQGRKLVMLAQERYYYDPSQYLVVSVDLPISGQILQATSHSPYLCLRLDFDFQQIVDIMNESDKPLGEKGSSERGLFVSKTNVSLLDAVIRLVRLLEAPEDIPVLAPLAIREILYRILMDEHGDSVKQRAMIGSHAQRIAKVIDLIQKNFAEPLRIDVLASAANMSSSSMHHHFKEVTGMSPMQYQKQLRLQEARRLLLSETADAANAGFQVGYESPSQFSREYSKLFGLPPISDIKRLRES; translated from the coding sequence ATGGCGAGAGAAACAAAAATGGGATATAACGATCTCGAACGTCAAATTGAATTAGCGCAGTTGATTGAACGTTTTACTGACAAGGATGGAATACATTCGACGGCAATTCAATCGCTCTCTTTCATTCGTGCTTCCAAAAAAGGGGACCCAATTTATACAATCCATAAACCGGCTTTATGTATCGTCGCTCAAGGGAGAAAGCTAGTGATGCTCGCGCAGGAAAGGTATTATTATGATCCTTCTCAGTACCTTGTTGTTTCTGTCGACTTGCCAATTTCCGGGCAGATTCTCCAAGCTACCTCTCATTCTCCCTACTTGTGCCTCAGATTAGATTTTGACTTTCAGCAGATAGTTGACATTATGAATGAATCCGATAAACCATTGGGCGAAAAAGGAAGCTCTGAACGAGGATTGTTTGTTAGTAAAACGAATGTATCTCTTCTTGATGCCGTTATAAGACTGGTTCGGCTGTTAGAAGCACCCGAGGATATTCCCGTGCTGGCTCCACTCGCCATTCGGGAAATTCTTTACCGGATTCTTATGGATGAACACGGTGATTCTGTAAAGCAAAGGGCAATGATTGGCAGCCATGCACAGCGTATTGCGAAAGTAATTGATCTAATACAGAAAAATTTTGCTGAGCCTTTGCGGATAGATGTATTGGCGTCAGCTGCAAATATGAGCTCCTCATCGATGCATCATCACTTTAAAGAAGTAACGGGGATGAGTCCAATGCAATATCAGAAACAGTTGAGACTGCAAGAGGCTCGCCGCCTGCTGCTTTCAGAAACTGCAGACGCGGCAAATGCAGGCTTCCAGGTCGGTTATGAGAGTCCATCCCAATTCAGCAGAGAATATTCAAAACTGTTTGGTTTGCCGCCGATTAGCGATATCAAGCGGCTTCGTGAGTCTTGA
- a CDS encoding DUF4275 family protein produces the protein MDLIDLLKSSYLWHLFSYEKKSCLRDNQANNAFHEEVKKECYLFYQHSEYALILENASCLTAADLFNEGDVYITDKKFTWTYVNTHESYLGPYFSRKNNE, from the coding sequence ATGGATTTAATAGATTTGCTTAAAAGTAGTTACTTATGGCATCTTTTTAGTTATGAGAAAAAGAGTTGTTTACGAGATAACCAGGCAAATAATGCATTTCATGAAGAAGTGAAAAAGGAATGTTATTTGTTCTATCAGCACTCGGAGTATGCGCTAATCCTCGAAAATGCATCGTGTCTCACTGCTGCTGACCTTTTCAATGAGGGGGATGTTTATATCACAGATAAAAAGTTCACCTGGACATATGTAAACACCCATGAGTCTTATTTAGGTCCTTACTTTAGTCGTAAAAACAACGAATAG
- a CDS encoding ArsR/SmtB family transcription factor: MGSKAAIENFRTCIPLFQALSDEYRQDIILLLGEKERLTVSEIAEQSKLSRPAISHHLKILKQNHLVSVEQQGTKRYYFLTLAPALEQLKALILTIEADCN; the protein is encoded by the coding sequence ATGGGTTCCAAGGCAGCTATAGAAAATTTCCGGACGTGTATCCCTCTTTTTCAAGCCCTTAGCGATGAATATAGGCAAGATATCATATTATTGTTGGGAGAGAAGGAACGCTTGACGGTTAGCGAAATTGCTGAACAGTCAAAGCTTTCGAGACCGGCCATTTCACATCATTTGAAAATTCTAAAACAGAACCATCTTGTTTCTGTAGAACAGCAAGGGACGAAACGGTATTACTTCCTCACGCTTGCACCTGCCTTAGAGCAGCTAAAAGCACTCATTCTTACGATAGAGGCAGATTGTAATTAA
- a CDS encoding cytochrome P450: protein MASEQNIKKAERYATLIPMKELRSKEDQLYPFSVYGRLRKETPVRYDESRGCWDVFRYDDVHFVLKNPKLFSSQRGGESGFQGSILTMDPPRHSKMRNLVNKAFTPKAIRNLEKRIEDVTTYLIDQVKENERMDIVHDLAGPLPVIIIAELLGVPAKDRELFKTSSDILVAGAEDDSEKAFERMAQKRKEGSEFLRDYFIKIIEERKAHPEEDLISLLLSAEIDGEKLTEDEILAFSILLLVAGNETTTNLITNAVRYLVEDKKIQEHARADLSLIQNLVEETLRFYPPIQAIGRVVKEDVEIGGQFIQKGSQVVSWVASANRDEDKFEEADRFLLERKSNPHMSFGFGIHFCLGAPLARQEGAIVLSTLLKKFSDLSKFEETALEPIQSPFVFGVKNLLVQMKK, encoded by the coding sequence ATGGCGAGTGAGCAGAACATAAAAAAGGCTGAACGGTACGCGACCCTTATCCCGATGAAGGAGCTTCGTTCAAAAGAGGATCAGTTATACCCTTTTTCAGTGTATGGGCGATTGAGGAAAGAGACGCCGGTACGTTATGACGAGAGCAGAGGCTGCTGGGATGTTTTCCGGTATGATGACGTACATTTCGTGTTAAAGAATCCAAAGCTGTTTTCATCACAGCGTGGAGGAGAAAGCGGCTTTCAAGGCAGTATTCTGACGATGGATCCGCCGCGGCACTCGAAGATGAGAAATCTAGTGAACAAGGCTTTTACACCAAAAGCGATAAGGAATTTAGAGAAACGAATCGAAGATGTGACAACGTATTTGATCGACCAAGTAAAAGAGAACGAGAGGATGGATATTGTCCATGATCTTGCCGGCCCGCTACCGGTGATCATCATCGCTGAGCTGCTTGGAGTACCTGCGAAGGATCGGGAGCTTTTTAAAACGTCCTCAGATATTCTCGTGGCAGGAGCAGAGGATGATTCGGAAAAAGCCTTTGAGCGAATGGCGCAAAAACGCAAGGAAGGCAGCGAGTTTTTAAGAGATTATTTTATTAAGATTATTGAAGAAAGAAAAGCTCATCCCGAAGAGGATTTAATATCCCTCTTGCTGTCGGCGGAAATTGACGGTGAAAAATTAACAGAAGATGAAATACTGGCGTTCAGTATCCTGCTGCTTGTGGCGGGGAATGAAACGACAACCAATTTAATCACAAATGCAGTCCGTTATCTGGTAGAAGATAAAAAGATTCAAGAACATGCTCGTGCTGATCTTTCATTGATTCAGAATCTAGTAGAGGAAACATTGCGTTTTTACCCTCCTATCCAAGCTATTGGCCGAGTTGTAAAGGAAGATGTTGAGATAGGTGGTCAATTTATCCAAAAAGGCTCACAGGTCGTTAGCTGGGTAGCCTCGGCAAACCGTGATGAAGATAAATTCGAAGAGGCTGATCGTTTTTTATTGGAAAGAAAGTCTAATCCTCATATGAGTTTTGGCTTTGGCATCCACTTTTGTTTAGGCGCTCCGCTTGCACGTCAGGAAGGTGCCATCGTTCTCTCTACTCTGTTGAAGAAGTTTTCCGACCTTTCAAAGTTTGAAGAAACAGCTTTGGAACCTATTCAAAGCCCATTTGTTTTCGGAGTGAAAAACCTTCTTGTTCAAATGAAAAAATAA
- a CDS encoding NAD-dependent epimerase/dehydratase family protein: MKKTTVLVTGGTGYLASWIVKDLLKEGHDVRITVRDKGKEEKYEHLRQIEKETPGNLFIYEADLLKKGSFDLAVEGTEFVFHTASPFYLSGIKDAYNELVKPAKEGTRNVLLSVNKADSVKRVILTSSVAAVHGDNRDMNGKQEFTEKDWNESSSVEHQPYNYSKTVAEKEAWSIQKEQNNWDLVTINPSFILGPSLTKRADSTSISTILDLLKGTYKTGVPKLFFGMVDVRDTAKAHILAAFTENASGRYIISGKEASVFDMAKILEGKFPDQYALPKREVPKPLMWLIAPTLGFTRKYVSTNVGHSLKLNNSKSIKDLGMNYRSLEATLIDQKNQLDEAGLI, from the coding sequence ATGAAAAAAACCACAGTGTTAGTAACAGGCGGTACAGGATATTTGGCATCTTGGATAGTCAAAGACCTGCTGAAAGAAGGACATGATGTCAGAATTACAGTACGCGATAAAGGCAAGGAGGAAAAATACGAGCATTTACGTCAAATCGAGAAAGAGACTCCAGGGAATTTGTTCATTTATGAAGCGGACCTATTAAAAAAAGGGAGCTTTGATCTAGCCGTCGAAGGAACAGAATTCGTCTTCCATACGGCTTCTCCTTTTTATCTCAGCGGTATCAAAGATGCTTACAACGAATTAGTAAAGCCGGCAAAAGAAGGCACGCGTAATGTGTTGCTTTCTGTAAATAAAGCAGATTCCGTAAAACGAGTTATACTTACTAGCAGTGTAGCAGCGGTTCATGGTGATAATCGTGATATGAATGGGAAACAAGAGTTTACAGAAAAGGATTGGAATGAGAGCAGCTCCGTAGAACACCAGCCTTACAACTATTCGAAAACAGTAGCAGAGAAAGAGGCTTGGAGCATTCAGAAGGAACAAAATAACTGGGATCTCGTAACGATCAATCCAAGCTTTATATTAGGACCCTCATTAACAAAACGGGCGGATTCTACAAGTATTTCAACCATTCTTGATTTACTAAAAGGCACATATAAAACGGGCGTGCCTAAATTATTTTTCGGTATGGTAGACGTTCGGGATACGGCCAAAGCACATATACTTGCTGCCTTTACGGAAAATGCTTCGGGGAGATACATCATCTCTGGAAAAGAAGCATCAGTTTTTGATATGGCAAAGATATTAGAAGGAAAATTCCCAGATCAATATGCACTACCAAAGCGGGAAGTACCAAAGCCATTGATGTGGCTTATTGCCCCAACGCTTGGGTTTACCAGGAAATACGTTTCAACTAACGTCGGCCACAGCCTGAAATTAAACAATAGCAAAAGCATAAAGGATCTGGGTATGAACTATCGAAGCCTTGAAGCCACTTTGATTGATCAAAAGAATCAATTAGATGAAGCAGGCCTAATTTAA